ctcccaggggtgctgAGGATAAATGTATTAAAGACTCTGAGGCTCTCAGATAGTACACCAATGGAGCCATGTAAGCACCACAGATTGAATGCGAGTGACCGAAACACCATAACAAACCAATACAAGGAAATCCCACCCAAACTAGAAGTGAGGGAAGTGGTGGAGGCAGGTGACACTTAGCCCAGTCAGCTGGACAGTTGGGGGAAGGTGGGCGTGACCAGTCCAAGCTGCTGAAACTCAGATATTTGGCTCTGTTAAGAGAGGGCTGTTTGCTCATGCTGTGTGCCCTCTTTATACCAGTTTCTTGGCTTCAAAGAAACTCTTGAGGTGCCTCATCTGCCATACACCAATGGCAACAAGAATGAGGGTCTGGACAATGGACCACCAGAGAACCCGCTGGTTGGTGCTCTCACTGGTCTGGCGGAACCGCTCCTCTCGCCACTGCAGCaaggaaacaacaacaacaacaggtcAGAGAATCAAATACAGACTGATCCTCCCAGGCCCCAGAGACCAGTGGCTTCCCACGGCCCTCAGAACTCTCTAATAGTCACTGTCCAGCCGGGTAGGCCCCCCTCCCAGGAACCTCCTTCCCAAACCATGAATACAGCCCCTGCTGCATCTCCCCTGTAGAGCGCTAGGCTGGCCAGGCTGTTTCAGGTTCCTCACCCGCTGGTAGTTCTGCTCCTTCTGGATTTGCTCCACCTGCTCAATGAGCTGCCGCACCCGGAGCTGCAGCTCACTCAGCTTGTCCTTGGCAGCGATCTCAGCATAGTCATTCGCATGTTCCCCCACCTGGATATCCAGGTGAACCCTCTGCAGCAAGACAAGAGAACACAATCAGGTGTTCTGCCCCAGCACAATGCTACATGGACTGGgccacccctcccctctctgtcccGCATGGGCCCCCCTTACCAGCATACCCCCTGCAAAGAGGGAGAATTTGGTGGAGTTAGAATGCAGGCAGATCTGATGCTCTCCAGGAGTGTGCGAGGTGAAGGTGAATCTGCCCTCAGAGCCGTACTGCCTCGACAGGATGACCTGGAAGAGAAGGACAGGGCAGTAATGGCAGGCTCCAGAGTACAGCCAATCCAGGAGAATTTGAATGCAGTACGTCTGTGGGTCTGACAGCAGGGTGCATCAAGCTTTCTGGCAGAACACTTGGTACTACAGCTAAAGGGTCTGTCTGCCCAAAGCAAATTGTTTAGTGGTGAGATCTAGGTAGCAAGGCAGATTTACAGGGGGTAGACACAGTCTTCAAATTCCCTGTGCTATCTGCCCAGGTGACAGTTAAAGCATCATATCGGGCCAAGAGCATAGAGCCAGATCAGCATTTCAGTTAGTTGCTCTCCTGAGATTCCATTCTACTGAACCTTAGAATCTGTTCATTAGCAATTTCAAAACAAGCGGGGCTCCAACCAAATGcactggggaggagatgggaacTGCCAGATAAGGAAGGTTGGTCTTAGATGGAGCTCTATGTTCAGGACCAGACCATCAATAAGTCTAAGATCTTAGATCATGAAGTTTAACTAgactgggcagggatggtggccctagcctctgtttgccagaagctgggaaatgggcgacaggggatggatcacttgattacctgttctgttcattccctctgaaggacctggtattggccactgtcggaagacaggatactgggttagatggacctttggtctgacccagtatggctgttcttatgactgGAAGTGAGTGGGCACTATGTACCACAGGGGTCAGCAGTCACTGCACTGCTTGCAGTAGCTGACTCTGCAGAGAAGCAGCTAAAAACAAGATTTTTCTAATTTCGTAGttcaaactgaaaaggagtacttgtggcaccttagagactaatcaatttatttgagcataagctttcgtgagctacagctcacttcatcggatgcataaagtggaaaatacagtgaggagatttatatacacacagaccatgaaaaaaatgggtgtttatcatacacattgtaaggagagtgatcacttaagatgagctattaccagaaggagagtggggtggggggagagaaaaccttttgaagcgataatcaaggtgggccatttgcagcacatttccaggagttaacaagaacatctgaggaacagtgggggggagggggtgaacaaggggaaatagttttactttgtataatgactcaaccactcccagtctctattcaagcctaagttaatcgtatccaatttgcaaattaattccaattcagcagtctctcgttggaatctgttttcaaagttttttttgttgaagaatagtcacttttagatcagaaatcgagtgaccagagagattgaagtgttctccactggtttatgaatgttataattcttgacatctgatttgtgtccatttattcttttacgtagagactgtccagtttgaccaatatacatggcagaggggcattgctggcacatgatggcgtatatcacattggtagatgtgcaggtgaacgagcctctgatagtgtggctgatgttattaggccctatgatggtgtcccctgaatagatatgtgggcacagttggcaatgggctttgttgcaaggataggttcctgggttagtggttctgttgtgtggtatgtggctgctggtgagtaaatcgcttcaggttggggggctgtctgtaggcaaggactggcctgtctcccaagatctatgagagtgatgggtcatccttcagcataggttgtagatccttgataatgcgttggagaggttttagttgggggctgaaggtggcggctagtggtgttctgttattttctttgttgggcctgtcctgtagtaggtgacttcttggtacttttctggctctgtcaatctgtttcttcacttcagcagatgggttttgtagttgtaagaatgcttgatagagatcttgtaggtgtttgtctctgcctgaggggttggagcaaatgcggttgtattgtagagcttggctgtagacaatggatcgtgtggtgtggtctgcgtgaaagctggaggcatgtaggtaggaatagcggtcagtaggtttccggtatagggtggtgtttatgtgaccattgcttattagcactgtagtgtccaggaagtggatctcttgtgtggactggtccaggctgaggttgatggtgggatggaaattgttgaaatcatggtggaattcctcaagggcttcttttctagATTTTTTTCTAGATTCAGCATCATGTTGCTAAAAACCTCTCAGAACCAGGCAGCAATAGAAAATCAGGCAGATGGACCTAAAACCACAGCTTGCCCACGTGCCGCAAAGACAGCCAAGGCAGAATCACTAGTATCTATGGTGATTTCAAACCAGGGAAATGTCGTGTCTCAAGTCAACAGGATACATGGACAAAGCCTTAATGGTCTGGGTGTGGCACCTGCccagggaggttctggaatctccatcactgaagatttttaagagcaggttacacaaacacctgtcaggggtggtctagaatAATACTAAGTCCTGCCAggaatgcaggggactggtctaagatgacctctcaaagtcctttccagtcctatggttgctctgtttcatagaatcaaagTTAGAGCCTAGGTAAGACAATTCAGTGGAACTGCAAGCAGATGCAGAAGGGGTGCCCCTCACCATGGGCACTGGCTCTGGGCTGCTCAGTCCCATTACCGTGATGCTGTAGCTTTTGGGCCCCATGGGATGGGTAGGAGAGCATATTCAGGTTGGGGAACGAGAGCACCTATTCTGATCCTGGGCTGAAAGATGTACCAGTATgttctctcccccaacccaggTACCTTATCATCAGGGTCCTTCACCTCCACGAACATACCAAGCCCAGGTGTGGCAGGCATGTAATCCTCCCGTTGCTTATCATATAGCTGGGTACGGTAATTCcctgcaggggagggcaacaCTAGGAGAACCACCCTGGTCAAACACATAGCCCCCAGCACCATGCCCGtgtacccccccccccgtacTTTCCTCCTATTCCCCACTACAGAGTCCCCAGTAGTCTCTCCGCAGCACCTATCTCcatacccccccctcccccctccggcaCGTAACCCcatgctgtcccctcccccctccggcaCGTAACCCCATGCtatcccctcccccgccatggcacctacccctccccccccccaccatggcaCCTAACCCcatgctgtcccctccccccccactccccccagcacgTAACCCCATGCTGTCCCTCCCCCGCCATGGCACCTAACCCcatgctgtcccctcccccccccggcacctAACCCcatgctgtcccctccccccccgctccccccggcaCGTAACCCcatgctgtcccctccccccccgctccccccggcaCGTAACCCcatgctgtccctccccccccccggcacctacccccatgctgtcccctcccccccccgcacctaccccctcccccccgctcgcCCCGGCGGTGCGCCCCCCGCACCTATCACCATGGTCTCGTCCGGGATCTCCTCAATGAAGCAGCGGCGCTCGGTCTCGCCCAGGTGGAAGTAGAGGCCGAAACCGCGGGACACGGCGCCAGCGAGCAGCAGCAGGCCCAGGCCCACCGGTCCGCCGGGAGCCGCCATCTTCCCCGCCGAACGCCACGTCAGGCCGCGCGCAGCCCACGGGACGAGACTACAACTCCCGGCAGCCCCT
The nucleotide sequence above comes from Chelonia mydas isolate rCheMyd1 chromosome 8, rCheMyd1.pri.v2, whole genome shotgun sequence. Encoded proteins:
- the TMED9 gene encoding transmembrane emp24 domain-containing protein 9, whose amino-acid sequence is MAAPGGPVGLGLLLLAGAVSRGFGLYFHLGETERRCFIEEIPDETMVIGNYRTQLYDKQREDYMPATPGLGMFVEVKDPDDKVILSRQYGSEGRFTFTSHTPGEHQICLHSNSTKFSLFAGGMLRVHLDIQVGEHANDYAEIAAKDKLSELQLRVRQLIEQVEQIQKEQNYQRWREERFRQTSESTNQRVLWWSIVQTLILVAIGVWQMRHLKSFFEAKKLV